Proteins from a single region of Kluyveromyces lactis strain NRRL Y-1140 chromosome A complete sequence:
- the THI4 gene encoding thiamine thiazole synthase (highly similar to uniprot|P32318 Saccharomyces cerevisiae YGR144W THI4 Protein required for thiamine biosynthesis and for mitochondrial genome stability) — protein MSTTQTQTQNKLSVQSQSVEHCLSDVVKQDDWSDFAFAPIREATVSRAMTSRYFKDLDKFAVSDVVIIGAGSSGLSAAYVIAKNRPDLKIAIIEANVAPGGGCWLGGQLFSAMIMRKPADKFLDELNIPYEDEGHYVVVKHAALFMSTVLSEVLKFPNVKMFNATAVEDLVTRPADDNSQHVNVAGVVTNWTLVTQNHDTQSCMDPNVIELSGYKDNGERDLSQKHGVILSCCGHDGPFGAFTVKRMASIDSSKSYAGMKGLDMNRAEDAVVKNAGAYDKVGSVYFAGMEVAEHAGLNRMGPTFGAMAVSGIKAAEDILKHFAA, from the coding sequence ATGTCTACCACCCAAACTCAAACTCAAAACAAACTATCAGTCCAATCTCAAAGTGTCGAACACTGTTTGTCTGATGTTGTCAAACAAGACGACTGGTCAGACTTTGCATTTGCTCCAATTAGGGAAGCAACTGTTTCTCGTGCAATGACCTCTCgttatttcaaagatttggACAAGTTCGCCGTATCCGATGTTGTTATCATTGGTGCAGGTTCAAGTGGTCTATCTGCTGCATACGTCATTGCTAAGAACAGACCTGACTTGAAAATTGCCATTATTGAAGCCAACGTTGCTCCAGGTGGTGGATGTTGGTTAGGAGGTCAATTGTTCTCTGCCATGATCATGCGTAAACCAGCAGACAAATTCTTGGACGAATTGAACATTCCATATGAAGATGAGGGTCATTACGTTGTTGTTAAACACGCTGCTTTGTTCATGTCTACTGTATTGAGTGAAGTATTGAAGTTCCCTAACGTGAAGATGTTCAATGCTACTGCAGTTGAAGATCTTGTCACCAGACCAGCCGATGATAATTCTCAGCACGTCAACGTCGCTGGTGTTGTTACTAACTGGACTCTAGTCACTCAAAATCACGACACCCAATCTTGTATGGATCCAAACGTCATCGAATTGTCTGGTTACAAGGATAATGGCGAAAGGGATTTATCACAGAAGCATGGTGTTATCTTGTCTTGTTGTGGTCACGATGGTCCATTTGGTGCTTTCACTGTTAAACGTATGGCTTCCATCGATTCCTCTAAGTCCTACGCTGGTATGAAGGGTTTGGACATGAACAGAGCTGAAGACGCTGTTGTTAAGAACGCTGGTGCATACGATAAGGTTGGTTCAGTTTACTTTGCTGGTATGGAAGTTGCTGAACATGCTGGTTTGAATAGAATGGGTCCAACTTTCGGTGCTATGGCTGTTAGTGGTATCAAGGCTGCTGAAGATATCTTGAAGCACTTTGCTGCTTGA
- a CDS encoding TspO/MBR family protein (some similarities with uniprot|Q2S3S7 Salinibacter ruber SRU_1022 Mitochondrial benzodiazepine receptor/sensory transduction protein), with the protein MFELYSPVKILASVATTLSFGYSSGLVTRTSVNTWYPTLIKPWFTPPNKLFPIAWSSLYLVMGIAAGIVWSHASKGNKLAATGLKHFAVQFGLNMLWSYLFFGLKSPGLGLIEVTALWFSIYKTWSVFTLVDPTAGWLMVPYLSWVSYATVLNASIWWLNR; encoded by the coding sequence ATGTTTGAACTATATAGCCCTGTCAAGATCCTCGCATCTGTTGCAACAACACTTTCATTTGGATACTCATCAGGTTTGGTGACCAGAACCAGCGTTAACACATGGTACCCTACTCTCATTAAACCATGGTTTACACCACCAAACAAGCTTTTCCCAATTGCTTGGTCATCCTTGTATTTGGTCATGGGTATTGCTGCTGGTATAGTATGGTCACACGCTAGTAAGGGTAATAAACTAGCAGCAACAGGCCTCAAACATTTTGCTGTTCAATTTGGTTTAAACATGCTCTGGAGCtatctcttctttggtcTCAAATCACCGGGTCTTGGACTAATTGAAGTAACTGCGTTATGGTTTTCTATTTACAAAACATGGTCGGTGTTCACACTTGTCGACCCTACTGCTGGGTGGCTTATGGTCCCATACTTATCTTGGGTAAGTTATGCAACTGTGCTCAATGCTAGTATTTGGTGGTTAAACCGTTGA
- a CDS encoding MCT family MFS transporter (similar to uniprot|P36032 Saccharomyces cerevisiae YKL221W MCH2 Protein with similarity to mammalian monocarboxylate permeases which are involved in transport of monocarboxylic acids across the plasma membrane mutant is not deficient in monocarboxylate transport), protein MSATLQRIMSENNATFREKGETATSLETSNIPSAGELKDPGRLEKEQTIYEFETVPEDEDDSYNKIKVPDGGYGWVVVFSSFLLNFCTSGASYGYGVYLSYYMDSGKYETGGKLDYAAIGGLSFGVGVLFSPLYNYILINTSPRKLISLGIVIQNVAALLAAFSTKLWQVYLTQGVFISIGTGAICFPNTTIAAPWFRKKRSLALGITVAGTGVGGIVFNLSTQRIIDNYDSKWALISQCIICSVLSTVAVLLIRTRRDEVQKYSDTPTTAVALDMFKYPVIWLLILWVCFTMLGYVVQVYSLFSFTISLGYTSKQASAVSCVICVGIIVGRPLVGLAADKFGAVTTGMFCHLIVAILCYGMWIPCRNYATVVVFGLFEGMLMGSIWLLLTSIITRLVGLPKLEAVYSVVWMFLGACAIVSPVIGISLAKNNVKPGENAYLYTAVYCGTAYLLAALALWCIRGIIIARDKVSLVEKTGYDDGELHLRVNLVDALKGMAHYGKLYRKV, encoded by the coding sequence ATGAGTGCAACTCTTCAGAGAATCATGTCCGAGAATAACGCTACCTTCAGAGAGAAAGGAGAGACCGCTACCAGCTTGGAAACTTCAAACATTCCTTCAGCAggagaattgaaagatccTGGCAGACTCGAAAAGGAGCAAACTATTTATGAATTTGAGACTGTgccagaagatgaggatgatagctacaacaaaataaaagttCCAGATGGAGGCTATGGCTGGGTGGTGGTTTTCTCATCCTTCTTGTTAAACTTCTGCACCTCTGGTGCGTCGTATGGTTACGGTGTTTACTTGTCATATTACATGGATAGTGGAAAATACGAAACTGGAGGTAAACTCGACTATGCTGCCATTGGGGGATTGAGCTTTGGTGTTGGGGTTCTTTTTTCTCCCTTGTACAACTATATATTGATAAACACTTCACCAAGGAAGCTCATTTCGCTTGGAATCGTCATTCAGAATGTTGCCGCGTTACTAGCTGCCTTTTCTACCAAATTATGGCAGGTGTATCTGACTCAAGGTGTGTTCATCTCAATAGGTACAGGCGCAATATGCTTTCCAAACACTACAATAGCCGCACCATGGTTtaggaagaaaagatccCTAGCTCTGGGGATTACCGTGGCCGGTACGGGGGTTGGAGGAATCGTTTTCAACCTCTCCACCCAACgcattattgataattatGATTCCAAGTGGGCGTTGATTTCTCAATGTATCATATGCTCAGTGCTGAGTACTGTAGCGGTGCTTTTGATTAGAACCAGAAGAGACGAGGTTCAGAAGTATTCTGATACGCCCACAACAGCAGTGGCGCTGGATATGTTCAAGTACCCAGTGATATGGTTATTGATCCTTTGGGTGTGTTTCACCATGCTTGGTTATGTTGTTCAGGTCTATTCTCTGTTCTCGTTTACGATTTCTCTCGGCTACACTTCCAAACAAGCCTCGGCGGTGTCCTGTGTTATATGTGTGGGAATCATTGTTGGAAGACCTCTTGTGGGACTTGCCGCCGATAAGTTCGGAGCGGTGACAACAGGGATGTTCTGCCATCTGATTGTAGCTATTCTGTGTTATGGAATGTGGATTCCGTGCAGAAATTACGCAACAGTTGTCGTGTTCGGTCTCTTCGAGGGAATGTTGATGGGATCAATATGGCTACTACTCACTTCCATAATAACACGGTTGGTCGGTTTGCCAAAACTAGAAGCGGTGTATTCGGTAGTCTGGATGTTTCTTGGAGCGTGTGCTATTGTGTCACCTGTGATTGGTATTTCTCTTGCAAAGAACAATGTTAAGCCAGGGGAGAACGCCTACTTGTACACGGCAGTTTACTGTGGAACAGCGTACCTGTTGGCAGCGTTAGCTCTTTGGTGCATTCGCGGTATTATTATCGCACGCGACAAAGTAAGTTTGGTTGAAAAGACTGGCTACGATGATGGTGAGCTACATTTGAGGGTAAACCTTGTCGATGCGCTGAAAGGAATGGCGCACTACGGCAAGTTATATCGAAAGGTGTGA
- a CDS encoding histidine phosphatase family protein (similar to uniprot|P24031 Saccharomyces cerevisiae YBR092C PHO3 Constitutively expressed acid phosphatase similar to Pho5p; brought to the cell surface by transport vesicles; hydrolyzes thiamin phosphates in the periplasmic space, increasing cellular thiamin uptake; expression is repressed by thiamin), which translates to MLSILVTFLSLSSIHAAPISKDNGTVCYALKSSTADASIFPFLNGQGPHYDYPQSFGIPVEVPDQCTVEHVQMLARHGERYPTASKGKLMIALWDKLKVFQGQFDGPLEIFNDYEFFVSDTKYFDQLTNSSDVDPSNPYMGSKTAEILGKYIAFNYGELFGNYTPVFTSSSGRVYQTAKYAVSALEEELNVQLDLQIIQENETAGANSLTPGDSCVSYNGDLGDEYFENVTLSYLTDIKNRWMKKNSNLNLTLEQDDIELLVDWCAFVTNIKGSSTVCDLFERNDLIAYSYYSDVTNFYGRGLGNPLVKPIGSVLLNASYNLFTQADDLDNKVWLSFSHDTDIQQFVSALGLFDNGVTEYSLEQVEFQDIQKLSWVTPMGGRIFTEKLKCRNSSYVRYIVNDVVIPVPGCTSGPGFSCPIEDFDDYIADRLNGIDYVSSCEIQQVSNITELTFYWDYNEVEYNGPVSNK; encoded by the coding sequence ATGCTTTCCATTCTGGTGACTTTCTTATCACTATCATCGATCCATGCGGCTCCTATTTCAAAGGATAACGGTACAGTCTGCTATGCACTCAAAAGCAGTACAGCAGATGCATCCATCTTTCCGTTTTTGAATGGTCAGGGTCCTCACTACGATTACCCACAATCCTTTGGAATTCCGGTAGAAGTTCCGGACCAGTGTACCGTTGAACATGTCCAAATGTTGGCAAGACATGGAGAGAGATATCCAACCGCGTCAAAAGGTAAACTGATGATCGCACTATGGGACAAATTAAAGGTGTTCCAGGGTCAATTCGACGGTCCTTTggaaattttcaatgattaTGAGTTTTTTGTGTCAGATACCAAATATTTTGATCAATTAACCAATTCTTCCGATGTTGACCCTTCCAATCCTTATATGGGATCAAAAACCGCTGAAATTTTGGGAAAATACATTGCTTTCAACTACGGGGAACTTTTCGGTAACTATACACCAGTTTTTACATCTAGTTCTGGGAGAGTCTATCAAACTGCTAAATACGCAGTTTCTGCgttggaagaagagcttAATGTTCAACttgatcttcaaattattcaagaaaatgaaacagCCGGCGCAAACTCTCTTACCCCTGGTGATTCTTGTGTTTCCTACAATGGCGACCTTGGTGACGAGTACTTCGAAAATGTTACACTATCTTACTTAActgatatcaaaaacagatggatgaaaaagaactcCAACTTGAATCTAACTTTGGAGCAAGATGACATAGAACTGTTGGTAGACTGGTGTGCATTTGTAACAAATATTAAGGGTAGTTCTACCGTTTGTGATCTCTTTGAGCGCAATGATTTGATTGCCTACTCGTACTATTCTGATGTTACAAATTTCTATGGCAGAGGTTTAGGCAACCCTCTGGTTAAACCAATTGGTTCAGTGTTACTCAACGCTTCTTACAATCTTTTCACACAAGCtgatgatttggataatAAGGTCTggctttctttttctcatgATACCgatattcaacaattcgTTTCGGCACTTGGCCTTTTCGACAATGGTGTCACTGAATACTCTCTGGAACAGGTTGAGTTCCAGGATATCCAGAAGCTAAGCTGGGTGACGCCTATGGGAGGTCGTATCTTcactgaaaaattaaaatgTAGAAATTCCTCTTATGTTCGTTACATTGTTAACGATGTTGTTATTCCAGTTCCAGGTTGCACCTCAGGTCCAGGGTTCTCCTGTCCTATCGAGGACTTTGACGATTACATCGCAGACAGATTGAATGGAATTGACTATGTTTCCAGTTGCGAAATCCAACAGGTGTCTAACATCACCGAACTTACTTTCTACTGGGACTACAATGAAGTGGAGTACAATGGTCCTGTTAGTAACAAATAA
- a CDS encoding uncharacterized protein (conserved hypothetical protein), which translates to MYISLVYLEVLLSFSLLSPAAAAPLPDANSTAVNSLEFDMVSNSTSVCFNSTNYAIDVSELPLPEWLDDWDSLLLAMPCGDEIFVSVPKDLDSNTTAKILAYSLASGIAVDNWNSELQKRENIQADLDAFWETGTVELDSLSIVQN; encoded by the coding sequence ATGTACATTAGCTTGGTTTATTTGGAAGTTTTATTGTCCTTTTCGCTACTTTCTCCGGCTGCAGCCGCTCCGCTGCCTGATGCAAACTCCACCGCTGTCAACTCACTTGAATTCGATATGGTTTCCAATTCCACTTCagtttgtttcaattccacTAACTATGCCATTGATGTTTCTGAGCTCCCTCTTCCAGAATGGTTAGATGACTGGGATTCTTTATTACTTGCTATGCCGTGCggtgatgaaattttcgTTTCTGTTCCAAAAGATCTGGACAGCAACACTACAGCAAAGATACTGGCTTATTCTTTAGCTTCTGGTATTGCAGTGGATAATTGGAATAGTGAACTGCAGAAGAGAGAAAACATTCAGGCAGATCTTGATGCCTTCTGGGAAACAGGCACTGTTGAGCTAGACTCGCTATCAATTGTACAAAATTGA
- a CDS encoding acetate uptake transporter family protein (similar to uniprot|P25613 Saccharomyces cerevisiae YCR010C ADY2 Accumulation of DYads member of the TC 9.B.33 YaaH family of putative transporters Protein involved in Accumulation of DYads or uniprot|P32907 Saccharomyces cerevisiae YNR002c) — MSDQSLNEKSGDHFENQMRMANHDPSESSAYDDLELQKIHTGGDNHEFVFIGRQKFLKEDLFTAFGGTLNPGLAPPSTHKFANPAPLGLSAFALTTFVLSMFNARAMGITIPNVVVGSAAFYGGLVQLIAGIWEIALENTFGGTALSSFGGFWMSFSALYIPFFGVADAYKEHPEQFSSAVGFFLLGWAIFTAGMTVCTMKSTVAFFSLFFFLTITFLLLSIGEFAQNTNVTRAGGVVGVIVAFIAWYDAFAGVATKENSYVTVRPLPLPKPHHTLF; from the coding sequence aTGTCAGACCAGTCCCTAAATGAAAAATCGGGGGATCATTTCGAGAATCAGATGCGTATGGCAAACCACGATCCATCAGAATCTTCTGCGTAcgatgatttggaattgCAAAAGATTCATACTGGCGGTGACAATCACGAATTCGTTTTCATCGGTCGtcaaaagttcttgaaggaagaTTTATTTACTGCTTTTGGTGGTACCTTGAACCCTGGGCTAGCGCCACCTTCAACACATAAATTCGCTAATCCTGCCCCATTAGGGTTATCGGCTTTTGCTTTGACTACATTCGTACTTTCAATGTTCAATGCCAGGGCAATGGGAATCACGATACCGAATGTTGTTGTCGGTTCAGCCGCATTTTATGGCGGTTTGGTTCAGCTAATTGCAGGGATTTGGGAAATAGCGTTGGAAAACACATTTGGTGGTACTGCACTAAGTTCATTTGGTGGATTTTGGATGTCATTTTCTGCGTTATACATCCCATTCTTCGGTGTAGCCGATGCCTATAAAGAACACCCAGAACAGTTCTCTTCTGCAGTGGGATTCTTTTTGCTAGGATGGGCAATCTTCACTGCTGGTATGACGGTGTGTACAATGAAATCTACTGTTGCATTCTTCTcgttgttcttctttttgacTATTACTTTCCTTCTTCTATCTATTGGTGAATTTGCACAGAATACCAACGTCACAAGGGCAGGTGGTGTCGTTGGTGTAATAGTCGCTTTCATTGCCTGGTACGACGCATTCGCAGGTGTCGCTACGAAAGAAAACTCATATGTCACTGTGCGTCCTTTACCTTTACCTAAACCCCATCACACATTGTTTTGA
- a CDS encoding uncharacterized protein (conserved hypothetical protein): MVSLECLLLASSIPNFRLFDQSLAGDTFTVISSADNSSGYFLNVSAYFENGSFYSWESFATVAATSDFFASH; encoded by the coding sequence ATGGTCAGCTTGGAATGTTTATTACTTGCTAGTTCCATTCCGAATTTCCGTTTGTTCGATCAAAGTTTAGCTGGCGATACATTCACCGTTATCTCATCCGCCGACAACAGTAGTGGGtactttttgaatgtgAGTGCATACTTCGAAAACGGGTCATTCTACAGTTGGGAATCGTTCGCAACAGTTGCTGCAACTTCAGACTTTTTCGCTAGTCACTAA
- a CDS encoding uncharacterized protein (conserved hypothetical protein) codes for MSSHPFQVIDLCAPAEETSRLLLEAANTQGFLFIDGHSFSQQQVDALFRLSMEYFTNTPHHEKLQYAFDVAKNYGYTDYTREQGDPSKAKDFKECYNFGSINFSNGTYNGQSRSTSENCMQHGEVPPLFTYHNDLIVDSIKKFHELARNIMGLFTVALGIIQEDFFVSRFSDDKKNGCVMRLLHYPLFRDDGVDGSSGIDPTLRIGPHSDYGALTLLLQKEGEQGLEVQLDPGCDQWTKVPFLTSRYEGSAPPIVVNFGDMLSFWTKGVIRSTKHRVKIDPGETRSSDRYSIVFFTHPDADTTLDPVPSRVIESNSNGIGAPPVTAYEYLSAHLSRVINSIPSHDGMV; via the coding sequence ATGTCATCTCACCCTTTCCAGGTCATTGATTTGTGTGCTCctgcagaagaaacttcacGTCTGCTATTAGAAGCTGCAAATACTCAAGGTTTTCTGTTTATTGACGGCCACtctttttctcaacaacaagTAGATGCTTTGTTTCGCTTATCCATGGAGTACTTCACCAATACTCCCCACCACGAAAAGCTGCAATATGCTTTCGATGTCGCCAAGAATTATGGATACACTGATTATACTCGTGAACAAGGGGACCCCAGCAAGGCCAAAGACTTCAAAGAGTGCTACAATTTTGGTTCTATAAATTTCAGCAATGGTACTTACAACGGCCAATCGCGGTCTACTTCTGAAAATTGTATGCAGCATGGTGAAGTTCCCCCATTGTTTACTTATCACAATGACTTAATTGTTGACAGcatcaagaaattccaTGAGCTGGCCAGGAATATCATGGGATTATTCACGGTAGCCCTTGGAATCATccaagaagatttctttgtatcCAGGTTCAGTGACGATAAGAAGAACGGATGTGTCATGAGGTTGTTGCACTATCCCCTTTTCAGGGATGATGGCGTTGATGGCAGCTCTGGGATTGACCCGACGCTAAGAATTGGACCTCATTCGGATTACGGCGCATTGACACTCTTGCTTCAAAAGGAAGGAGAGCAAGGGCTGGAAGTGCAATTGGACCCGGGCTGTGACCAGTGGACAAAGGTTCCGTTTTTGACTTCCAGATACGAAGGTTCGGCTCCTCCAATTGTCGTTAACTTCGGTGACATGTTGAGCTTTTGGACAAAAGGCGTTATTAGGAGCACGAAACACAGAGTGAAAATTGACCCTGGTGAAACGAGATCCAGTGACAGATACTCCATTGTGTTTTTTACCCATCCTGACGCAGACACTACCCTAGATCCCGTTCCAAGTAGAGTCATCGAGAGTAACTCTAATGGCATTGGGGCACCTCCGGTGACGGCTTACGAGTATTTGTCTGCTCACCTCTCCCGCGTGATCAACTCAATTCCCAGTCATGACGGCATGGTATAG
- the GTT1 gene encoding bifunctional glutathione transferase/peroxidase (highly similar to uniprot|P40582 Saccharomyces cerevisiae YIR038C GTT1 ER associated glutathione S-transferase capable of homodimerization expression induced during the diauxic shift and throughout stationary phase functional overlap with Gtt2p Grx1p and Grx2p), with translation MSTNVIKVHWLNQSRAFRVLWLLDHLKLDYEIVPYKRNEQFRAPEELKKIHPLGRAPILEIDYKSSDRKDILAESGYIFQYILENFDKEGILNNADQQKAEKIKYYLHYAEGSLQPPLFIEFLLSKAKEAPVPFPFSYITKKFADKISEKYSRGEVKNQLDFIETEIEQNDGYLVGGKLSAADILLSFPLEMAFERQFARTEEYPNIAKWLETIKREESYSTSKDKAKANGASF, from the coding sequence ATGAGCACAAACGTTATTAAAGTCCATTGGCTAAACCAATCGAGGGCCTTCAGGGTTCTATGGTTGTTAGATCATTTGAAACTCGACTATGAAATCGTTCCctacaaaagaaatgaacAATTTAGAGCACCAGAGGAATTAAAGAAGATCCATCCATTGGGTAGAGCACCAATTTTGGAGATAGATTATAAGAGTTCTGACAGAAAGGATATCCTTGCGGAATCGGGTTATATTTTCCAGTATATTTTAGAAAATTTCGACAAGGAAGGAATTCTTAACAATGCAGATCAACAGAAGGCcgaaaagatcaaatattaTCTACACTACGCTGAAGGTTCGCTTCAACCACCTTTATTCATTGAATTCCTCCTTTCAAAGGCTAAAGAGGCTCCTGTGCCATTCCCCTTCTCTTACATTACCAAGAAATTCGCCGACAAAATCAGTGAAAAGTATTCTCGGGGAGAGGTGAAAAACCAGCTAGATTTCATTGAGACCGAAATTGAGCAAAATGACGGATACTTGGTCGGAGGTAAACTCAGTGCTGCTGACATTTTATTATCGTTCCCCTTGGAAATGGCTTTCGAGAGGCAATTCGCCAGAACCGAAGAGTATCCAAATATAGCAAAGTGGTTGGAGACTATCAAAAGGGAAGAGTCTTACTCAACTTCAAAAGACAAAGCCAAAGCGAATGGCGCCTCATTCTAA